Proteins encoded in a region of the Vicia villosa cultivar HV-30 ecotype Madison, WI linkage group LG5, Vvil1.0, whole genome shotgun sequence genome:
- the LOC131604849 gene encoding uncharacterized protein LOC131604849, translating to MAITRFHMTNNVDFKVDRANVERYKIKCRSPDCGFRLAASYRKRSDSWVIGSISQDHTCVYTNVSQDHRKLSYDIICQEILPLVDKDPSVNVKTIISHILATYNYTPSYRKIWLVKTKAIKLVYGNWEDSYKQLPRFLSALQIYAPRTVTILETLPAQFPNGTCLQGNMIFHRLFRPCVQGFAYCKPILQIDGTWLYEKYKGTLLIAVAQDGNSNIFPVAFALLEGETAGGWGFFRRNLQTHVASLGSV from the coding sequence atggccataaCAAGATTTCATATGACAAACAATGTTGATTTTAAAGTTGACCGCGCCAACGTTGAGAGGTACAAAATTAAGTGTAGAAGCCCTGATTGTGGATTTAGGTTGGCTGCATCatacaggaagagaagtgattCATGGGTGATAGGATCTATTTCTCAAGATCACACATGTGTTTACACAAATGTTTCCCAAGATCACCGTAAGCTAAGTTATGATATTATATGTCAAGAAATCTTGCCTCTAGTAGACAAAGATCCGTCAGTAAATGTGAAAACGATAATCTCTCATATCCTTGCAACTTACAATTACACTCCATCTTATAGAAAGATATGGCTGGTGAAAACCAAAGCAATCAAACTGGTGTATGGCAATTGGGAGGATTCGTACAAACAACTTCCACGTTTCTTATCTGCACTTCAGATTTATGCTCCTAGAACCGTTACTATTTTAGAGACCCTTCCGGCGCAATTTCCAAACGGAACGTGCCTTCAAGGAAATATGATATTCCACAGGCTTTTCCGCCCATGTGTTCAAGGATTTGCGTATtgcaaaccaattcttcaaatagaTGGCACTTGGTTGTACGAAAAATATAAGGGGACCTTGTTGATAGCTGTGGCACAAGACGGAAATAGTAACATTTTTCCTGTTGCATTCGCTCTTCTGGAAGGAGAAACTGCTGGAGGTTGGGGTTTCTTTCGCAGAAATCTTCAGACACATGTTGCCTCCCTGGGCTCTGTTTGA